The proteins below come from a single Benincasa hispida cultivar B227 chromosome 4, ASM972705v1, whole genome shotgun sequence genomic window:
- the LOC120075740 gene encoding histone H4, whose translation MSGRGKGGKGLGKGGAKRHRKVLRDNIQGITKPAIRRLARRGGVKRISGLIYEETRGVLKIFLENVIRDAVTYTEHARRKTVTAMDVVYALKRQGRTLYGFGG comes from the coding sequence ATGTCAGGCCGTGGAAAAGGAGGCAAAGGATTGGGAAAAGGAGGAGCGAAGCGTCATAGAAAGGTTTTGAGGGATAACATTCAAGGCATTACCAAGCCAGCAATTCGCCGATTGGCTCGTAGAGGCGGTGTGAAGCGAATCAGTGGTTTGATCTATGAAGAAACCAGAGGCGTTTTGAAGATCTTCCTTGAGAATGTGATTCGTGATGCTGTGACCTACACAGAGCACGCTAGGAGGAAGACGGTGACCGCCATGGATGTCGTTTATGCGCTGAAAAGGCAGGGAAGGACCTTGTACGGTTTCGGTGGTTAG